From Micromonospora echinospora, one genomic window encodes:
- a CDS encoding Trm112 family protein, translating into MALDPQLLEILACPDTHHAPLDYDPQAQTLTCTECHRIFEVRDDVPVLLLDEARPGRQS; encoded by the coding sequence GTGGCCCTGGATCCGCAGTTGCTGGAGATCCTCGCCTGTCCGGACACGCACCACGCCCCACTCGACTACGACCCGCAGGCCCAGACGCTGACCTGCACCGAGTGCCACCGGATCTTCGAGGTACGGGACGACGTGCCCGTGCTGCTGCTGGACGAGGCCCGCCCGGGGCGGCAGTCGTGA
- a CDS encoding G5 domain-containing protein, translated as MTTLVAVNDQPPYQMSPPPASEPPPRHVFPPGMLPTAAASRTGGPLAARKSGPAPILVGVALTLALLCGGIFTVLGAMDQPAQQSVADQVAGAEGLPAYAEPTVAVPSATPSELPSSMPAPTPSLAPSPMVQVRTVTETERLRHGVRTVQDSSLAEGKRVVRTPGVDGVRTLTYQVTVTDGVQTGRKLVRSAVTRKPVTEVVAVGTKPARRCDPNYSGCVPMASDVDCAGGGGNGPAYVTGPVRVIGSDIYDLDRDNDGYGCDD; from the coding sequence ATGACGACACTCGTCGCTGTGAACGACCAGCCGCCGTACCAGATGTCCCCGCCCCCGGCCTCGGAGCCGCCGCCGCGCCATGTCTTCCCACCGGGCATGCTTCCCACCGCCGCCGCGAGCCGTACCGGCGGCCCGCTGGCGGCCCGGAAGTCCGGCCCGGCGCCGATCCTGGTCGGGGTCGCGCTGACCCTGGCCCTGCTCTGCGGCGGCATCTTCACCGTTCTCGGCGCGATGGACCAGCCGGCGCAGCAGTCGGTCGCGGACCAGGTCGCCGGTGCCGAGGGCCTGCCGGCCTACGCGGAGCCGACCGTGGCCGTCCCGTCTGCCACCCCGTCGGAGCTGCCGTCGTCCATGCCCGCCCCGACACCGTCGCTCGCGCCGTCACCAATGGTGCAGGTACGTACGGTCACCGAGACGGAGCGGCTCCGGCACGGCGTGCGGACCGTGCAGGACTCCTCCCTCGCCGAGGGGAAGCGGGTGGTGCGTACCCCGGGTGTCGACGGCGTGCGGACCCTGACCTACCAGGTGACCGTCACCGACGGCGTGCAGACCGGACGGAAGCTGGTGCGGTCGGCGGTGACCCGGAAACCGGTCACCGAGGTCGTGGCGGTCGGTACGAAGCCCGCCCGGCGCTGCGACCCCAACTACAGCGGCTGCGTGCCGATGGCCAGCGACGTCGACTGCGCGGGTGGCGGCGGCAACGGCCCGGCCTACGTGACCGGCCCGGTCCGCGTGATCGGCAGCGACATCTACGACCTGGACCGCGACAACGACGGTTACGGCTGCGACGACTGA
- a CDS encoding SIS domain-containing protein, with protein sequence MIEGTAGVSGHREANEALLDNPDALAEQDPGGMLRHIASAGAQVRETAALAAEANLQLLADEGRPRAVVIAGIGTAGRTGDVLATVAGPRCPVPVIPHRSAGVPGWVGAADVVIAVSASGRSPEALGAAEAAHRRGARLVAVGAPDSQLQSVAERARAPFIPVPRRAPARASLWALTVPVLLAARTLGLVKVNEADLAETAARLDADADRCRPTAESFVNPAKSLALGLAGSIPIVWGSSPLATVAARRFGDTLSANARYPVVAGALGEAGRGRVGLLDGVFGGLVESARDIFADPDDTPDGTRLRVVLLRDGGLNADDDSDEPLAVEERRADAVQTLAERRGVRCDVVTAEGGSALERLASLVAVPDFASIYLALAHGLDPMAVPAVSEMKELANP encoded by the coding sequence GTGATCGAGGGCACGGCCGGAGTCAGCGGCCACCGCGAGGCGAACGAGGCGCTGCTGGACAACCCGGACGCGCTCGCCGAACAGGACCCGGGCGGGATGCTCCGGCACATCGCCTCCGCCGGGGCCCAGGTGCGTGAGACGGCGGCCCTGGCCGCCGAGGCCAACCTCCAGCTGCTCGCCGACGAGGGACGACCGCGGGCGGTGGTGATCGCGGGCATCGGCACCGCCGGGCGTACCGGGGACGTGCTGGCCACGGTCGCCGGGCCGCGCTGCCCGGTGCCGGTGATCCCGCACCGCAGCGCCGGGGTGCCCGGCTGGGTCGGCGCGGCGGACGTGGTGATCGCGGTCAGCGCCTCGGGCCGTAGCCCGGAGGCGCTCGGCGCGGCCGAGGCCGCCCACCGCCGGGGTGCCCGGCTGGTCGCCGTCGGCGCACCGGACTCCCAGCTCCAGTCGGTGGCCGAGCGGGCCCGTGCCCCGTTCATCCCGGTGCCGCGTCGGGCCCCGGCCCGGGCCAGCCTCTGGGCGCTCACCGTGCCGGTCCTGCTCGCCGCCCGTACGCTCGGCCTGGTGAAGGTGAACGAGGCCGACCTGGCCGAGACGGCCGCCCGGCTCGACGCCGACGCGGACCGGTGCCGTCCGACCGCCGAGTCCTTCGTCAACCCGGCGAAGTCGCTGGCGCTCGGGCTGGCCGGCTCGATCCCGATCGTCTGGGGTTCGTCGCCGCTGGCCACCGTGGCGGCCCGCCGCTTCGGTGACACGCTCTCGGCGAACGCCCGCTACCCGGTGGTGGCCGGGGCGCTCGGTGAGGCGGGCCGGGGACGGGTGGGTCTGCTCGACGGGGTCTTCGGTGGTCTGGTCGAGTCGGCGCGGGACATCTTCGCCGACCCGGACGACACCCCCGACGGCACCCGGCTGCGGGTGGTGCTGCTGCGCGACGGCGGGCTCAACGCCGACGACGACTCCGACGAGCCGCTCGCGGTCGAGGAGCGCCGGGCCGACGCGGTGCAGACCCTCGCCGAACGGCGCGGCGTGCGCTGCGACGTGGTGACCGCCGAGGGCGGGTCCGCGTTGGAGCGGCTCGCCTCCCTGGTCGCCGTGCCGGACTTCGCCTCGATCTACCTCGCGCTGGCACACGGCCTGGACCCGATGGCGGTGCCCGCTGTCTCGGAGATGAAGGAGCTGGCCAACCCGTGA
- a CDS encoding S8 family peptidase, which produces MTDSPATGRRWRLAVAAAAVTAAVASGTPASAAPAEGQILLAGGATAVENSYIVVFKDTAVGQPEVGTRARGLTGKHGGAVNRTYSNALRGFEARMSETAAKRLAADPSVAYVQQNHTVRISATQTPTPSWGLDRVDQRALPLNNSFTYANNGAGVKAYIIDTGIRFSHSDFGGRAVTGFDSVDGGSADDCNGHGTHVAGTVGGTAYGVAKGVTLVGVRVLDCQGSGTNAGVIAGVDWVTGNHAAGEKAVANMSLGGGFDQATNDAVARSIADGVTYGLAAGNDYGANACNSSPASTPAGITVGATQSNDARASYSNIGSCLDIFAPGSSITSAWHTSNTATNSISGTSMATPHVVGAAALVLAANPTFTPQQVRDKLVNDATSNVVTSPGTGSPNKLLYVGDGGTTPPPTGCSRTNGTDVTIRDNTTVSSTVAVSGCTGTASATSTVAVNIVHTYIGDLVVRLVAPDGSTYTLHNRTGGSADNINQTYTVNLSSETRNGTWTLRVQDAASGDVGYLNSWTLNL; this is translated from the coding sequence ATGACAGACTCCCCTGCCACAGGACGCCGCTGGCGTCTCGCCGTGGCCGCAGCCGCCGTCACCGCCGCCGTGGCGTCCGGCACCCCGGCGTCCGCAGCTCCCGCCGAGGGTCAGATCCTGCTCGCCGGTGGCGCGACCGCCGTCGAGAACTCGTACATCGTGGTGTTCAAGGACACCGCGGTCGGCCAGCCCGAGGTCGGCACCCGGGCCCGCGGCCTGACCGGCAAGCACGGGGGCGCCGTCAACCGGACGTACTCCAACGCGCTGCGCGGCTTCGAGGCGCGGATGTCGGAGACGGCGGCCAAGCGGCTCGCCGCCGACCCGTCGGTCGCCTACGTCCAGCAGAACCACACCGTACGGATCTCCGCCACGCAGACCCCCACCCCCTCCTGGGGCCTCGACCGGGTCGACCAGCGTGCCCTTCCGCTCAACAACTCGTTCACGTACGCGAACAACGGCGCGGGCGTGAAGGCGTACATCATTGACACCGGCATCCGGTTCTCGCACAGCGACTTCGGCGGCCGGGCGGTCACCGGGTTCGACTCGGTCGACGGCGGCAGCGCCGACGACTGCAACGGCCACGGCACCCACGTCGCCGGCACGGTCGGCGGCACCGCGTACGGCGTGGCCAAGGGTGTCACCCTGGTCGGCGTCCGGGTGCTGGACTGCCAGGGCAGCGGCACCAACGCCGGGGTCATCGCGGGTGTCGACTGGGTCACCGGCAACCACGCCGCCGGCGAGAAGGCGGTCGCCAACATGAGCCTCGGCGGTGGCTTCGACCAGGCCACCAACGACGCCGTGGCCCGCTCGATCGCCGACGGCGTCACCTACGGCCTCGCCGCCGGCAACGACTACGGCGCGAACGCCTGCAACAGCTCGCCCGCCAGCACCCCGGCCGGCATCACCGTCGGCGCGACCCAGTCCAACGACGCCCGGGCCAGCTACTCCAACATCGGTTCCTGCCTGGACATCTTCGCCCCGGGCAGCTCGATCACGTCGGCGTGGCACACCAGCAACACCGCCACCAACAGCATCAGCGGCACCTCGATGGCGACCCCCCACGTGGTCGGCGCCGCCGCGCTCGTGCTCGCCGCCAACCCGACCTTCACCCCGCAGCAGGTGCGCGACAAGCTGGTCAACGACGCCACCAGCAACGTGGTGACCAGCCCGGGCACCGGCTCGCCGAACAAGCTGCTCTACGTCGGTGACGGCGGCACCACCCCGCCGCCCACCGGCTGCTCGCGGACCAACGGCACCGACGTGACCATCCGCGACAACACCACCGTCTCCAGCACCGTCGCGGTCTCCGGCTGCACCGGCACCGCCTCGGCGACCAGCACGGTGGCGGTCAACATCGTGCACACCTACATCGGTGACCTGGTGGTCCGGCTGGTCGCCCCGGACGGCAGCACGTACACCCTGCACAACCGCACCGGCGGTTCCGCCGACAACATCAACCAGACCTACACGGTGAACCTGTCCTCGGAGACCCGTAACGGCACCTGGACCCTGCGGGTCCAGGACGCGGCCAGCGGGGACGTCGGCTACCTGAACAGCTGGACCCTGAACCTCTAG
- a CDS encoding HD domain-containing protein, giving the protein MSIGITGSGTRVPTDSQIRALHERFAPTPDAFELVYTHCRIVCELAEQLLANREHSLDVELVRAGCLLHDIGVYRLYDSSGRLEQGNYVRHGLLGHELLRDLGLPESLCRFCSCHTGMGLSREDVVRQRLPIPVDDYLAESDEERLVMYADKFHSKRNPPVFVSAATYVSGVRQFGRDKVDRFAEMVEQFGEPDLTPLANDYRHIIV; this is encoded by the coding sequence ATGAGTATCGGCATCACCGGATCTGGCACGAGGGTTCCCACCGACAGTCAGATTCGCGCCCTACACGAGCGGTTCGCGCCCACCCCTGACGCCTTCGAGCTCGTCTACACCCATTGCCGGATCGTATGCGAGTTGGCCGAGCAACTGCTTGCCAACCGGGAGCACAGTCTCGACGTCGAGCTCGTCCGTGCCGGGTGCCTGCTCCACGACATCGGCGTGTACCGCCTGTACGACTCATCCGGCAGGCTTGAGCAGGGAAACTACGTCCGCCACGGACTGCTGGGACACGAACTGTTACGGGATCTCGGATTGCCGGAGAGCTTGTGCCGGTTCTGCTCCTGCCACACCGGCATGGGGTTGAGCCGTGAGGACGTGGTCCGGCAGCGGCTTCCGATTCCGGTCGACGACTACCTGGCCGAGTCCGACGAGGAACGGCTCGTGATGTATGCCGACAAGTTCCACAGCAAGAGAAACCCGCCGGTATTCGTGTCCGCTGCCACCTACGTGTCCGGCGTCCGGCAGTTCGGCAGGGACAAGGTGGATCGCTTCGCAGAGATGGTGGAGCAGTTCGGCGAACCGGACCTGACGCCGTTGGCAAACGACTACCGACACATCATCGTGTAG
- a CDS encoding phosphomannomutase/phosphoglucomutase, producing the protein MSDLSQIVKAYDVRGTVPDQWDERAAEALGAAFTHLLNTTGEPGEEVVVGHDMRATSPGLAAAFAAGVRSEGRSVVEIGLASTDMLYYASGALGLPGAMFTASHNPARYNGIKMCRAGARPIGQDTGLAEIRDHAQALLDKGEPAPVGESTAPAQQRDLRPEYAAHLRGLVDLSGIRPLKVVVDAGNGMGGHTVPSVLGDAVLPALPLEIVPLYFELDGSFPNHEANPLDPANLVDLQRAVIAHGADVGLAFDGDADRCFAVDERGEPVSPSAITALVAARELAKHPGSTIIHGLITSRAVPEIVRENGGNPVVARVGHSFIKAEMARTNAVFGGEHSAHYYFRDFWFADTGMLAAMHLLAALGEQPRPLSELAAGYERYVASGEINSTVADQAAKVAEVRAAYPEAEVDTMDGLTLRFPDGSWFNLRASNTEPLLRLNVEAATPDRMAALRDEVLDRVRR; encoded by the coding sequence GTGTCTGATCTGTCCCAGATCGTGAAGGCGTACGACGTCCGGGGGACGGTGCCGGACCAGTGGGACGAACGGGCCGCCGAAGCCCTCGGCGCCGCCTTCACGCACCTGCTGAACACCACCGGAGAACCCGGGGAAGAGGTGGTCGTGGGGCACGACATGCGGGCCACTTCGCCCGGTCTGGCCGCCGCCTTCGCCGCTGGCGTGCGTTCCGAGGGTCGTTCGGTGGTCGAGATCGGTCTGGCCTCCACCGACATGCTCTACTACGCCTCCGGTGCGCTCGGGCTGCCCGGGGCGATGTTCACCGCCAGTCACAACCCCGCCCGGTACAACGGCATCAAGATGTGCCGGGCCGGCGCGCGGCCGATCGGGCAGGACACCGGCCTGGCCGAGATCCGCGACCACGCGCAGGCCCTGCTGGACAAGGGCGAGCCCGCGCCGGTGGGAGAGTCGACCGCGCCGGCCCAGCAGCGCGACCTGCGCCCGGAGTACGCCGCCCACCTGCGCGGCCTGGTCGACCTCTCCGGCATCCGGCCGCTGAAGGTGGTGGTCGACGCCGGCAACGGGATGGGCGGCCACACCGTGCCCAGCGTGCTCGGCGACGCCGTCCTGCCGGCCCTGCCGCTGGAGATCGTTCCGCTCTACTTCGAGCTGGACGGCAGCTTCCCGAACCACGAGGCGAACCCGTTGGACCCGGCGAACCTGGTCGACCTCCAGCGGGCGGTCATCGCGCACGGCGCGGACGTCGGGCTGGCCTTCGACGGCGACGCGGACCGCTGCTTCGCCGTGGACGAGCGGGGCGAGCCGGTCTCCCCGTCCGCGATCACCGCGCTGGTGGCCGCCCGCGAGCTGGCCAAGCACCCCGGCTCGACGATCATCCACGGCCTGATCACCTCCCGCGCGGTGCCGGAGATCGTCCGGGAGAACGGCGGCAACCCGGTGGTGGCGCGGGTCGGTCACTCGTTCATCAAGGCGGAGATGGCCCGCACCAACGCGGTCTTCGGCGGCGAACACTCCGCCCACTACTACTTCCGGGACTTCTGGTTCGCCGACACCGGCATGCTCGCCGCCATGCACCTGCTGGCCGCGCTCGGCGAGCAGCCGCGTCCCCTCTCCGAGCTGGCCGCCGGGTACGAGCGCTACGTCGCCTCCGGGGAGATCAACTCGACCGTCGCCGACCAGGCCGCGAAGGTGGCCGAGGTGCGGGCCGCGTACCCGGAGGCGGAGGTGGACACCATGGACGGGCTCACCCTGCGTTTCCCGGACGGGTCCTGGTTCAACCTGCGTGCCTCGAACACCGAGCCGCTGCTGCGGCTCAACGTCGAGGCGGCCACCCCGGACCGGATGGCCGCACTCCGTGACGAGGTGCTCGACCGGGTTCGCCGATAA
- a CDS encoding YbaB/EbfC family nucleoid-associated protein, which produces MAGNVDRDANRALRARFDEVHGQYQQLRSGLDELQARLAELRVTERSDDGKVTATVDARGQLIAVELHPSVYQVRDAQALSRKITSTVRKATAAATATTQGLVADYLPASSGAPDFLRSGDFGSLLRRADTIMSRDGGRHD; this is translated from the coding sequence TTGGCGGGAAACGTGGACCGGGACGCCAATCGTGCGTTGCGAGCACGGTTCGACGAGGTGCACGGCCAGTACCAGCAGTTGAGGTCCGGTTTGGACGAACTCCAGGCCAGGTTGGCGGAACTGCGGGTCACGGAGCGCTCCGACGACGGTAAGGTGACGGCCACCGTCGATGCCCGCGGGCAACTGATCGCCGTGGAACTACACCCGTCGGTCTACCAGGTCCGCGACGCGCAGGCGCTGAGTCGCAAGATCACCTCCACGGTCCGGAAGGCCACCGCCGCAGCGACCGCCACGACGCAGGGGCTGGTGGCCGACTATCTACCCGCCAGCTCGGGGGCACCGGACTTCCTCCGCTCGGGTGACTTCGGCTCGCTGCTCCGGCGGGCGGACACGATCATGAGCCGCGACGGTGGCCGACATGACTGA
- a CDS encoding endonuclease V, whose amino-acid sequence MAEALGVQDRLRPSVDLVGPGPAEPATVAGLDVAYAEGGDRLAAAVTVLDARTLRVVDSAVVIGRPAFDYVPGLFAFRELPALLDALGRLTNRPDLLVCDGHGLAHPRRFGLACHLGVLTGLPAIGVGKTPLVGTWDPPGEGRGAWSPLVDAAEVVGRVLRTQDGVKPVFVSVGHRMGLENACARVLALAPRYRLPETTRTADRLCRSALAGRI is encoded by the coding sequence GTGGCGGAGGCGCTGGGCGTACAGGACCGGTTGCGACCGTCGGTCGACCTGGTCGGGCCGGGCCCTGCCGAGCCCGCGACGGTGGCCGGCTTGGACGTTGCCTACGCCGAGGGCGGTGACCGGCTCGCGGCGGCCGTGACCGTGTTGGACGCGCGGACGTTGCGGGTCGTCGACTCGGCGGTGGTCATCGGTCGGCCGGCGTTCGACTACGTACCCGGCCTGTTCGCCTTCCGGGAGTTGCCCGCGCTGCTGGACGCGCTGGGGCGGCTCACGAACCGACCGGACCTTCTGGTCTGCGACGGGCACGGGCTGGCGCACCCACGGCGGTTCGGGCTCGCCTGCCATCTCGGGGTGCTCACCGGCCTGCCGGCGATCGGGGTGGGAAAGACTCCGCTGGTGGGCACCTGGGATCCGCCCGGCGAAGGGCGGGGTGCCTGGTCGCCGCTGGTGGACGCTGCCGAGGTGGTGGGCCGGGTGCTGCGTACCCAGGATGGGGTGAAGCCGGTCTTCGTGTCCGTCGGGCACCGGATGGGTCTGGAGAACGCCTGCGCCCGGGTGCTCGCGCTCGCCCCGCGCTACCGCCTGCCGGAGACCACCCGTACGGCGGACCGGCTCTGCCGATCGGCGCTCGCCGGTCGGATCTGA
- a CDS encoding aldehyde dehydrogenase family protein, with product MEPRAFFVAGRPVHGEGELTVHHPYDGRLVGRTTHATPAQVEAAVAAAAAVAAEAAALPAHVRAAALDHVSRRLAERAEEIARLITAENGKPVKWARVEVTRAVSTFRWAAEEARRFSGELQRLDTDPTATGRIALVRRVPRGPVLGITPFNFPLNLVAHKVAPALAVGAPIVLKPAPATPLSALLLGEILAETELLEGTFSVLPLPNERAADLVADPRLPVVSFTGSGPVGAAIRQAVPEKHVTLELGGNAAAVICEDWNTDEDLTFAAHRIATFANYQAGQSCIAVQRVYVHEWLYDAFLPRLVAAVEELRTGDPADDHTDVGPLISSDAAARVEAWVDEAVVAGATIEVGGRRDGASYPPTVLTGVRADARVSAEEVFGPVLVVARVEHDRAAFAAVNDSAYGLQVGVFTHRLDVAFAAHRALEVGGVIVGDVPAYRADQMPYGGVKGSGVGREGVRSAMDDYTEPRVLVLTGVQL from the coding sequence GTGGAGCCACGTGCCTTCTTCGTCGCCGGTCGTCCCGTCCACGGCGAGGGTGAGCTGACCGTCCACCACCCGTACGACGGGCGCCTGGTCGGGCGTACCACGCACGCCACGCCGGCGCAGGTCGAAGCCGCCGTCGCGGCAGCCGCCGCAGTGGCCGCGGAGGCCGCGGCCCTGCCCGCGCACGTGCGCGCGGCGGCCCTGGACCACGTCTCGCGCCGGCTCGCCGAACGGGCCGAGGAGATCGCCCGACTGATCACCGCCGAGAACGGCAAGCCGGTCAAGTGGGCCCGCGTCGAGGTCACCCGGGCGGTCTCCACCTTCCGCTGGGCCGCCGAGGAGGCACGGCGCTTCAGCGGCGAGCTGCAACGCCTCGACACCGACCCGACCGCCACCGGACGGATCGCGCTGGTCCGGCGGGTGCCCCGCGGCCCCGTGCTGGGGATCACGCCGTTCAACTTCCCGCTCAACCTGGTCGCCCACAAGGTCGCCCCGGCGCTCGCCGTCGGCGCGCCGATCGTGCTCAAACCGGCCCCGGCCACCCCGCTGTCCGCGCTGCTGCTCGGCGAGATCCTCGCCGAGACGGAACTGCTCGAGGGGACGTTCTCGGTGCTGCCGTTACCCAACGAGCGCGCCGCCGACCTCGTCGCCGACCCCCGGCTGCCCGTCGTGTCGTTCACCGGCTCCGGGCCCGTCGGTGCGGCGATCCGACAGGCCGTCCCGGAGAAGCACGTCACGCTGGAACTCGGCGGCAACGCGGCGGCGGTGATCTGCGAGGACTGGAACACCGACGAGGACCTCACCTTCGCCGCCCACCGGATCGCCACCTTCGCCAACTACCAGGCCGGCCAGTCCTGCATCGCCGTGCAGCGGGTCTACGTGCACGAGTGGCTCTACGACGCGTTCCTGCCCCGACTGGTCGCCGCCGTCGAGGAACTGCGGACCGGGGACCCCGCCGACGACCACACCGACGTCGGCCCGCTCATCTCCTCCGACGCGGCGGCCCGGGTCGAGGCGTGGGTGGACGAGGCGGTCGTCGCCGGGGCCACCATCGAGGTCGGCGGCCGACGGGACGGCGCCAGCTACCCACCCACCGTGCTCACCGGGGTACGGGCCGACGCGCGGGTCAGCGCCGAGGAGGTGTTTGGCCCGGTGCTGGTCGTCGCCCGGGTCGAGCACGACCGGGCCGCCTTCGCCGCCGTCAACGACTCCGCGTACGGGCTCCAGGTCGGCGTCTTCACCCACCGCCTCGACGTCGCCTTCGCCGCGCACCGGGCACTGGAGGTCGGGGGCGTGATCGTCGGCGACGTGCCGGCGTACCGGGCCGACCAGATGCCGTACGGCGGGGTGAAGGGCAGCGGCGTGGGACGCGAGGGCGTCCGCAGCGCCATGGACGACTACACCGAGCCGAGGGTGCTGGTGCTCACCGGAGTGCAGTTGTGA
- a CDS encoding SUKH-3 domain-containing protein, whose product MIDRQQAEQLASIWAGRESQRLGHECTPLVEEFDLGYVIWYSVPRDLPMRPGDLPNTVIDRETGEVTHWPRVPADVIAQTYRQRRPGRPAPRTVDPAAQLLRELHRSSTPGTTAHLTIGGRAYVARGAKGDVALNHHPLVQGYLDSVPTGRLVRGVDRHAELIVISDALHDQDHRRESEGLHPLDFEEQLALLNSARLEVFRVREPGDPAAGPADEVCDSCATALSRMRLLPWYDTVWGVSEWRPEPRAVPDPYRFPPEVGSALASAGWRDDSTVNEALAAGAIRETLDITGVGHRHTVFPAAEAALTAFPALLSKRRGPGEQVWISHFSTNPLRGAHSAATLADFGSVLGMRLFPIGAERPPESILAVDELGRVFALDQAGEWFLGADIDAALTTLLLGRAPARVRDDGTW is encoded by the coding sequence GTGATCGACCGTCAACAGGCCGAACAACTCGCCAGCATCTGGGCGGGTCGGGAATCGCAGCGCCTCGGGCACGAATGCACCCCGCTGGTCGAGGAGTTCGACCTCGGATACGTGATCTGGTACTCGGTGCCACGCGACCTGCCGATGCGCCCGGGTGACCTGCCGAACACCGTGATCGACCGGGAAACCGGTGAGGTCACCCACTGGCCGCGAGTTCCGGCGGACGTCATCGCGCAGACATACCGGCAGCGTCGGCCCGGCCGGCCAGCGCCCCGCACCGTCGACCCGGCCGCCCAACTACTGCGCGAACTGCACCGGTCGTCCACCCCCGGGACCACGGCGCACCTCACCATCGGTGGCCGCGCCTACGTCGCCCGGGGCGCGAAGGGCGACGTAGCCCTGAACCATCACCCCCTGGTCCAGGGCTATCTGGACAGCGTCCCCACCGGACGGCTGGTACGCGGCGTCGACCGTCACGCCGAACTGATCGTCATCTCCGACGCCCTGCACGACCAGGACCACCGACGGGAGTCGGAAGGGCTGCACCCTCTGGACTTCGAGGAACAACTGGCACTGCTCAACAGCGCTCGGCTGGAGGTCTTCCGGGTACGCGAACCAGGCGACCCGGCTGCTGGGCCGGCGGACGAGGTCTGCGACTCGTGCGCCACCGCCCTGTCCCGGATGCGGTTGCTCCCCTGGTACGACACGGTCTGGGGAGTCAGCGAGTGGCGGCCCGAGCCCCGAGCCGTCCCCGACCCCTACCGGTTCCCGCCCGAGGTGGGCAGCGCCCTGGCCAGTGCGGGCTGGAGGGACGACTCGACGGTCAACGAAGCGCTGGCAGCGGGCGCGATCAGGGAAACGCTCGACATCACCGGAGTGGGGCACAGGCACACGGTCTTCCCGGCCGCTGAGGCGGCGTTGACTGCCTTCCCGGCCCTGCTGTCGAAGAGACGGGGCCCCGGCGAGCAGGTGTGGATCAGTCACTTCAGCACGAACCCGCTACGTGGGGCGCACAGTGCTGCCACCCTGGCGGATTTCGGATCGGTGCTGGGCATGCGGCTCTTTCCGATCGGTGCGGAACGCCCGCCGGAGAGCATCCTCGCCGTCGACGAGCTCGGGCGGGTCTTCGCTCTCGACCAGGCCGGCGAGTGGTTCCTCGGGGCCGACATCGACGCCGCCCTGACCACCCTCCTGCTCGGCCGTGCTCCCGCCCGGGTGCGCGACGACGGCACCTGGTGA